The window TTTAACTCATCATAGTATATTTGCAACTTTATAGGTACAAATctcattttgttatataattttaccGCAATAAAAAGTTACCACAGTAAAAGCtcttaaacacacacacaaaataaagtTACCACTATAATAAgacaaattatatacaaaacttATCAATCTTTTCTACCAAATTCTTTTTTAGAACTCCATAATTTTAAATGAATTGAGTAAggttaaaattaagaaaaatggaTCAAAAAATCTACAAACAGTAAGCTATATAATATTCCAAAACTATACTTGCTAAAAAAATTGCTTATCCTTCAATTTCATAccaatctaaaaattaaattaaattttatgcaAAAGATTTATCATCGGTgtgaataattttgatattgtataaAGAATTTTGAAGAAATGAAAAGCCTTTTTTAACACATTAGAAAACTTATAGTAGTAGTActttgttgttcaaaaaaaaagtagtagtaCTTTAGAAATCTGAGACTTTGTGCAATTGCACTTGTTAATTGCTCAAAATGATGTTTCTTGATGataataaactataatataaatgaaAGAATTTGTAAAGATTGCTAAAATAAAAGACATACACTAGGGTTGGCTTGAGGATCATCAGCGTCTTCAAGACGGTACTCATGCATAATCCAATCAGTCTTTTGGCCATGAGGAGCTCTTCCTTTGTAGAACACAAGTGTCTTCCTCATTCCTATCTTCTTGTAAGAGTTCCTTATGCACTTGTCACGTCCCGTCGCCTTCCAGAACCCTGCGTGAGTAGCACGGTTTGTTCTCGAACCGGTCGGATATTTCCTGTCCTTGTGACTGAAGAAATACCATTCGTTCTGCGGTGTTGACCCTATCTTGCATCTCTCtgcataaaaaaaagatatcataCAAATTAGAGAATTGGATAAGGACTAGTGTGTTTATGTGTATATCCAATAATCAAGAAGTGAGGGAGAGCTATCAACATGTCAAAAGAAAAGGATATCAATCAATAACAAGCAATGAATTGTGatatgttcttgattaatgagttgaataaataaaagattaccTTGTAAATCCCAAGGCTCAAGCTTGTTTAAGTCAACCTCTCTAATGACTTCCATCTCAAACTTATGGTAAGagattttcttcttcaagtagTAATGGAGAAGCTCTTCATCGGTCGGATGAAACCGAAAACCAGGTGGCACTCCTCCGTTCGACGACGAACCCATTTCGATTTTACGTTTTCCCTCTCTTGTCTCCAACTAAAGACAGCTTCTTAAAACAAATAACCACTGCCTTTCTTTCTAAGCAGCTACAACttcttgattatatatttatacacacACACGTAATTGTCAACGGAGTTAATTAAATGGGGTATATGAATGTACGATGATGATGCatgttgatggtgatggtgatggtgatggtgaagtTGACGGCCGGTGACCACGGCGACGGAGGTGCTCAAAAAGCTATCGTAAAAAGCAAGACTCGCCGGAGATTAATATGActttttatgatataatatcATGTCTCTACGCGCCTTATGTTGCATCGTGTGGTACACTTGCGTAAAATCGACTGCTCCATGTGTCTCTACGCCATGTTGACTTCTACATCATTTATGAACGATCCCGAGACGAAATTATAAACACTAAATTATTGGTATGATTAACCATCGTATTCAATTTTTGATTGCTCCGTAAgcaagggttttttttttttttttttttgagaaagaaaatgttagagaaaaaaagacCCATATGGATATAGGGATCTTCAAATCTGATCATACGGTCCACGTTTACGTATACACCTAGCTAGTTTAGCAATTAAGATGAATATTAAAGACTAAGAATATACAAATAGACTGTATATTGAATCATGGAGGTTCATTATATGAATATGCAATGCATTGGCCAGTGGACAAGGTTAGGACTTTTTTAACGCACATGTGGCTACCTATGACCTCCGATTCTTTCTGATTTGTTTCGTTTCTCTAGTTCTCAAGCTTCCTATCTGTTTTGTTAACTTGATACATTGATTCAAGCAAGCaataaatacatacataaattaatatatgtaggTATAAGATATAGTTTTCTAATATGAATGAACTAAATGATTAGTTATGGCGGTAACAACAATAGATTGTGAACCTACAAGTTGTGGGGAAGTGGTTAAATTAACATCAAGACTCATGGAAACACATGACTAGTAACAATGAAACTCCTAAGAATATAGAAATACATGCATGGACATTGGACGATATAAAACTTCGCTCAAGGAAAGAAGCGAATAGAATGTCGATTATTGACAAGATTAAATACAATTCTAACGAAAATGGGACTATAGGACGTTTCAAAgaaattttcttgttcttgataatggacaaaaaaaaaaaaaaaaaaaaaaaaaaatNNNNNNNNNNNNNNNNNNNNNNNNNNNNNNNNNNNNNNNNNNNNNNNNNNNNNNNNNNNNNNNNNNNNNNNNNNNNNNNNNNggaaaaaaaaaaaaaaaaaaaaaagtaaaaattatgaAGAAAGGTCCTTTTAGTGGCTAAGACCATCATTACTGGAGTAACTCAGTGGGTTACTTTCATTATTGGGACCCAAAATGTTAAAAAACCCATATATGAGTCCAACAGGCAGAGTATCGGTTCTGTGGGAAGGTTTTGGAGTAACCCCTATAGCGACGCGACGTGGCATTTGGTGATTGGTGAACTCAGAAATAtaaaaggtaaatttttttgtcttcattttttttcattctttcccgacatcttttctctctcttctctctcgttcgTGGAAGATAAAAAGGCGATTCTTCTCTATTGGAAAAATCAACCGATTACCATCGAATCGTTGATTTATCCGGCTAAAAAGGCGATGGTTGTTGGTCATATGGAGGCTAATCCACAAGGAGTCAGTCACTTGACATTAGCAGGTTCGATTCTTAATCCCAAAATTCTCAAGGCTTTAGATGATTCTGTTTCAGCTCAAATCTAGTTAACCTTTCTCTGTAGAGTAGTGAGGACTTATACTTACACTGAGAATTGAGTTGAGCACCGCAAATGTAGAATGTAATGgggttttttgtttatgtaatggTCCTTAGTGAGTAGATCTTGATAACTTTGTAACTCAATGTTAGGAGGCTGTTCCTATAATGCTATTTTATCCACAATAGAATTCTCCTACAGAAAATGATGGCCCTATGTGTCTCTTCTCTCTACAACGAATTTTCGTAATGATCTTCACTGCTGGTTGATGCTCCTGTTCATCATTCGTATCTGCTATCAATCTCCTATAGGTGCTTTTTCTGCAGGAAATCACCTTCAAGCAGCATAGACAAACTATCCAGGTTTGTTAATCCCTCAGTTAATTCATGGTCCTCAAGTTGTGATTTGAGTCCATCTCTAAGGTGTTCCATGATCTTTGATTTCTTCATGCAGTATATACAACCGTACGAGCATCAAAAGCTCTCACAATTAGAACCGTTGGTTATTGATGAAGAGGCAGCTATTCCTTTGCCAATGTTGAAGTCTTTGCTTGGTCCTTATATAGTTTTCCTATCGTCAACTGTCAGTGGGTATGTGAAACAGGATTTGATTCCATTTCCATAATATTGGAAAGTTGTTTACATGTTCTAGTTCTAATTCAAGGATATAATTATGCAACTGAGTTTTGCCCTCTTTTTTTACTGCTATGAAGGTACTGGGAGATTGATAGctttttttacatgtaaatttGTCTTTCTTGTTGTAGATTCAAAAGCAAGCCTGTGACAAATTCGACCCTTCCTTCTATCTCCGATTCAAGAAGTGGTGTGATGACTGCTTTTACATAAAggtgtgtgttgtgttttgtgtgacATCTTCAGTTTAAAAGCCTAAGCTCTGAAGTTGTGTTTAGGGATGTTATTAAAAATTGGAAAAGGGTAGGAACAGCTCAGAGACTTTGATAAGCCCCTATTGTTTTTGTGAGGCCTTTGAAAGATGTTATAGAACTCTTTGATCTTTGCTTGCAGCACCGTGATGAGAGACCAGGACTTGGAGGGATATTTTTTGATGATCTTAATGACTATGATCAGGAAATGCTCCTGAAACACTCACTCACACAAAGAAGTAGTCGATGGGAGTTGTAGTTGTAGGTTTTAAGTGTAGTTTCAGGTTTTAACTGTGGAAGTTGCAGGTTTTAACTATGGGAGTTGCAGGTTTGTGTAGTTGCAGGTTTTAAGGGTGGGAGTTGCAGGTTTTAAGTGTGGGAGTTGCAGGTTTTGAGTATGAGAGTTGTAGTTGCAGGTTTTAGGCAGTAAGACAATTagatgtattttttattttggattcaaaTGAATCAAAGGAGAAAATGTCTGAACTTGAAGACAATCCTCTCTTCAAGAATCCATGTAGcagcaaattaaaaatttattatttaaaagattgagCAACCTTCTTTGGGTTTTCTAGTAAAAGATTGATTATGCAAAAATACTCTTAGAGCATGTGCATCGCACCGTCCTTCGTCCGTCCTACATAATTAAAACGATTAATTTAAATCGAAATCATAGATTATACAAAGAAACGTTCCTAAAAACGGGACAATTTTTATGCGTCCCTCAGGACACATGTCATCCTGTAATAggatgttgttttatttgtagggtgaaatgaaaaaaaactcgACGGATCAATTCATTTTATCTTTCGCACGctctctctttactctctctGTATCGCGACGGCgattaaacaaaaactttggATCGCCTCCATCAAAGTGAAGATTTTGCAACGCGAAGACCTCACTTAGTGTATCATCTTCCAAAATATCCAATTGTAAGAGGTatgtgttgtaaattcaagaaCGATTTTGATGTAttctcgatttagggtttttatgatttttttttatttagggtAAAGGGAAATTGTTTGGGGGATTCGATAGAATAGGGAAATTGTTTGTGGGATTCGATAGATTAGGGCAATTATTTGTGGGATTCGATagatttgagaaattttttgtgggattcgatttagggtttatgttccTTTCGCGATTTAGGGTTTCGGGAATTTGTTTGGATAGTTTACTATgtgtttttagatatatgatctctctgatttttgtttcgatttagggtattggattatttttttggtatcgATGGTTGAGTGTgtcaattttttgttataattaggtttttggtttatgtttatgGGTTTACCTAGTTGACTCTCCGAGTTTATGGCTTTGTCTCTTAAGATTGTTGTCAGTTTGTATTGATTATGTGGACATTGTATCATGAACATTAGTATACAACTCATGCTCTTTGCTTATTACAGGATATCAGAAGAGAATTAGGAATATCTCTGTTTGGTGAAAAGACGCAGGAAGAAGCAGAGCTACCAAAGGTTTGTAATAAGATAACATGTGGAATGATTGATGTAGCGAAACGTTTGTTCGATGAAATTGGGAACCAGAGAAATTTGTGCTCCTGGAACTCAATGATTGGTAGTCTAGCTACTCACGGGAAACACAACGAAGCTCTTGAGCTTTATTCACAAATGTTGGTgagcattttttgttttgtttcttcttcagttcAAATGCATGTTGATTCCTCTGTTCTTTAGAGTTCTAACACTTATGATTTTTCTATTGGTACTTTAGCGAGAAGGAGAAAAACCAGATGCAGTGACATTTGTCGGGTTGCTGCTAGCTTGTGTTCATGGTGGGATGGTAGTGAAGGGACAAGAATTGTTCAAGTCCATGGAGGAAGTTCACAAGGTTTCGCCAAAGCTAGAGCACTACGGATGCATGATCGATCTCTTGGGACGTGTTGGGAAGCTGGAAGAAGCATGTGATCTCATCAAAACAATGCCAATGAAACCAGACGCTGTTGTATGGGGAACTCTTTTAGGTGCTTGTAGTTTCCATGGAAATATTGAGATTTATCAGTTTCTTGATGAAATTTTCAGATTCACTTTGtcattttcttatgtttataatgttaatgttatatgttttattttaattaaaactttaatatctttttacatatttatttaaataattaattttttaaattaaaaatactattattttttccagGGGACCAACTGTAAAGGACACTAATGCTCATacaaaacttaaga is drawn from Camelina sativa cultivar DH55 chromosome 8, Cs, whole genome shotgun sequence and contains these coding sequences:
- the LOC104709615 gene encoding pentatricopeptide repeat-containing protein At5g08510-like; the encoded protein is MIDVAKRLFDEIGNQRNLCSWNSMIGSLATHGKHNEALELYSQMLREGEKPDAVTFVGLLLACVHGGMVVKGQELFKSMEEVHKVSPKLEHYGCMIDLLGRVGKLEEACDLIKTMPMKPDAVVWGTLLGACSFHGNIEIYQFLDEIFRFTLSFSYGTNCKGH